The following coding sequences are from one Salvia hispanica cultivar TCC Black 2014 chromosome 3, UniMelb_Shisp_WGS_1.0, whole genome shotgun sequence window:
- the LOC125213207 gene encoding serine/threonine-protein phosphatase PP1 isozyme 2-like isoform X1: MASNGQGIEPALLDDIINRLLEFRNARTVRQVQLSENEIRSLCTTSREIFLSQPVLLELEAPIKICGDIHGQYGDLLRLFEYGGFPPEANYLFLGDYVDRGKQSLETICLLLAYKIKYPENFFLLRGNHECASINRIYGFYDECKRRFNVRLWKVFTDCFNCLPVAALIDDKILCMHGGLSPDLTDLDQIRNLPRPSDVPDSGLLCDLLWSDPSREMKGWGMNDRGVSYTFGADKVAEFLMQRDMDLVCRAHQVVEDGYEFFADRQLVTIFSAPNYCGEFDNAGAMMSVDESLMCSFQILKPSDRKRFL, encoded by the exons ATGGCGTCGAATGGGCAGGGAATAGAGCCCGCCTTGTTGGATGACATAATCAATCGGTTGCTCGAGTTCCGCAATGCGCGGACTGTGCGTCAGGTGCAGCTCTCGGAGAATGAGATCCGCTCTCTCTGTACGACGTCGCGGGAGATCTTCCTCTCTCAGCCTGTTCTTCTCGAGCTAGAAGCTCCGATAAAGATATGCG GTGACATCCATGGGCAATATGGGGATCTTCTAAGGCTATTTGAATATGGGGGATTTCCGCCAGAGGCCAATTATCTGTTTTTAGGGGATTATGTGGACCGTGGCAAACAGAGTTTAGAAACTATATGCCTTCTTCTTGcctacaaaatcaaatatcctGAGAATTTCTTTCTCTTAAGAGGAAATCATGAATGTGCTTCCATCAATAGGATATATGGATTCTATGATGAATGTAAACGTCGATTCAATGTTAGACTCTGGAAAGTTTTTACTGATTGTTTCAACTGCCTTCCTGTGGCAGCTCTTATAGATGATAAAATACTCTGTATGCATGGTGGGCTTTCTCCTGACCTGACAGACTTGGatcaaataagaaatttaCCTCGTCCATCTGATGTCCCGGATTCTGGTCTGCTTTGTGATTTACTTTGGTCGGATCCCAGTAGAGAAATGAAAGGTTGGGGAATGAATGACCGGGGAGTCTCATACACATTTGGTGCCGATAAGGTGGCTGAATTTTTGATGCAACGCGATATGGACCTTGTTTGTCGTGCTCACCAG GTTGTTGAAGATGGATATGAATTTTTCGCTGATAGACAGCTAGTAACAATATTTTCTGCTCCCAACTATTGTGGTGAATTCGATAATGCTGGAGCCATGATGAGTGTCGATGAGAGTTTGATGTGCTCTTTTCAGATTCTGAAACCATCTGATCGAAAGCGGTTCTTGTAG
- the LOC125213207 gene encoding serine/threonine-protein phosphatase PP1 isozyme 2-like isoform X2, whose translation MASNGQGIEPALLDDIINRLLEFRNARTVRQVQLSENEIRSLCTTSREIFLSQPVLLELEAPIKICGDIHGQYGDLLRLFEYGGFPPEANYLFLGDYVDRGKQTLIDDKILCMHGGLSPDLTDLDQIRNLPRPSDVPDSGLLCDLLWSDPSREMKGWGMNDRGVSYTFGADKVAEFLMQRDMDLVCRAHQVVEDGYEFFADRQLVTIFSAPNYCGEFDNAGAMMSVDESLMCSFQILKPSDRKRFL comes from the exons ATGGCGTCGAATGGGCAGGGAATAGAGCCCGCCTTGTTGGATGACATAATCAATCGGTTGCTCGAGTTCCGCAATGCGCGGACTGTGCGTCAGGTGCAGCTCTCGGAGAATGAGATCCGCTCTCTCTGTACGACGTCGCGGGAGATCTTCCTCTCTCAGCCTGTTCTTCTCGAGCTAGAAGCTCCGATAAAGATATGCG GTGACATCCATGGGCAATATGGGGATCTTCTAAGGCTATTTGAATATGGGGGATTTCCGCCAGAGGCCAATTATCTGTTTTTAGGGGATTATGTGGACCGTGGCAAACAGA CTCTTATAGATGATAAAATACTCTGTATGCATGGTGGGCTTTCTCCTGACCTGACAGACTTGGatcaaataagaaatttaCCTCGTCCATCTGATGTCCCGGATTCTGGTCTGCTTTGTGATTTACTTTGGTCGGATCCCAGTAGAGAAATGAAAGGTTGGGGAATGAATGACCGGGGAGTCTCATACACATTTGGTGCCGATAAGGTGGCTGAATTTTTGATGCAACGCGATATGGACCTTGTTTGTCGTGCTCACCAG GTTGTTGAAGATGGATATGAATTTTTCGCTGATAGACAGCTAGTAACAATATTTTCTGCTCCCAACTATTGTGGTGAATTCGATAATGCTGGAGCCATGATGAGTGTCGATGAGAGTTTGATGTGCTCTTTTCAGATTCTGAAACCATCTGATCGAAAGCGGTTCTTGTAG